A genomic window from Desulfonatronovibrio magnus includes:
- a CDS encoding heavy-metal-associated domain-containing protein encodes MMHKITIEGMSCQHCVRAVTDALKAIDGITDVEVSLENKEAAFQAPDNQDMEQVKKAVSDAGYKVV; translated from the coding sequence ATGATGCACAAAATTACAATTGAAGGAATGAGTTGCCAGCACTGCGTACGCGCGGTCACAGATGCACTTAAGGCCATTGATGGCATTACAGACGTTGAGGTCAGTCTGGAAAATAAAGAGGCTGCCTTCCAGGCGCCCGACAACCAGGACATGGAACAGGTCAAAAAGGCTGTTTCTGATGCGGGTTACAAGGTAGTATAA
- a CDS encoding tetratricopeptide repeat protein has product MQAKKLNKFSRRDLFRGFMRHVRGQDMEEESSGFDPDIVQADRLLREKDYELAAQSYEACLLKEPLHQEALRKLGFCRLRLGDSHEARKVWERLLTIKPGDDYAVLYTGLSHAIDGDIQAAAAAWRKYFNIKTPHIQREINLTLALVERGDDLEPQEVVRSIEQAIASQKGNLHSA; this is encoded by the coding sequence ATGCAAGCTAAAAAGTTAAATAAGTTTTCACGCAGAGATTTGTTTCGCGGTTTTATGCGTCATGTTCGCGGCCAGGATATGGAGGAGGAATCATCGGGCTTTGATCCGGATATTGTCCAGGCGGATAGATTATTGAGGGAAAAGGATTATGAGCTTGCAGCACAGAGCTATGAAGCATGTCTTTTAAAGGAGCCCTTGCATCAGGAGGCCCTGCGAAAACTGGGTTTTTGCAGGTTGCGCCTGGGAGATAGTCATGAGGCCAGAAAGGTATGGGAGAGGCTTTTAACTATTAAACCCGGTGATGATTACGCGGTGCTTTATACTGGACTCAGCCACGCCATAGACGGAGATATTCAGGCAGCTGCAGCAGCCTGGAGAAAATACTTTAATATCAAGACCCCTCATATTCAGCGAGAGATCAATCTGACTCTTGCTCTTGTTGAACGCGGTGATGATCTTGAACCCCAGGAAGTGGTCAGGTCAATAGAGCAAGCAATAGCAAGTCAGAAAGGCAACCTTCATAGCGCGTAA
- a CDS encoding chemotaxis protein CheA: MNQDFYDPEVYADFVVEAREHLETIEPKLLELEKNPDDLSLLDDIFRPMHSLKGASGFLGLKLMNSLAHKGENILDELRRGRMKVTSGIMDLILEATDALREMVENLEAQGNEGEVDTAHIIKHIEELMQSGGVDSPASEKPSSDEAEQQSDQTSKAEAGDAGLFKTEESYALTMVSQDHLNDFIEEVQEILAEVTSMLITLESNEDFDREVINDLFRSFHNIKGNSAIIGFKEINRLSHEAESILNKVRNNELEISHELIDVLLTISDTLETVLNNVDRESSEVTGYDISDVLEKVDKALQNQPKFKKEVNSVPDKPEVQSQKQDDSPAESEKSNTQSQADHKDNGSESVASDQENFDPEDLQIFEQAVAQQFENLKLALEKINSGEADKEIIDGLYRSLVTIQNSTGYMGFDDLKTYAARTAELVDQGRKSDLDFELMGDLLKQETSILQSMVDNKLTSIASSSDSKPDPGLEPEHDSETTAESDQASNGPGSVDTEPENASREVESKQTEPEKDSDVGVQTGPSQAETQDNQACPKEPDKSAPASKSNQPPSKKDRTKPTIASTIRVDHSRLDDLMNLIGELIINRNRFAMLSKSLEEGHDVQEIAQQLTETTNSMARISDDLQVTIMNVRMVPVQTVFTKFPRLVRDLSRKSNKKVQLITEGEDTELDKSVVELIGDPLVHLIRNSLDHGLEQEDMRVKAGKDPLGTVWLRAAHRGNSVVIEVEDDGRGIDPEKMKSKALEKGIITQEKAQSMEDQEAIDLIFAPGFSTAEKVTDISGRGVGMDVVKNNIKNLKGSVLVHSTLGKGSKFSITLPLTLAIIDALMVKMAGQTYAIPLDAVSETTKIEAAKLSEINNRKAVTLRGEVLGLAELSELLELPVNNEDREVLPVVIIVVGDRRLGLVVDTLLERQEVVIKSLGEYMGEQPGISGATIMGDGSVVLILDPHEIYKMATSRF, encoded by the coding sequence ATGAATCAAGACTTTTACGATCCTGAAGTATACGCTGACTTTGTGGTAGAAGCACGAGAACATCTGGAGACCATTGAGCCCAAGCTGCTTGAGCTTGAAAAGAATCCGGACGATCTTTCCCTGTTGGATGATATTTTCAGGCCCATGCACTCTTTGAAAGGTGCTTCAGGTTTTCTTGGGCTCAAGCTTATGAACTCTCTGGCTCATAAGGGCGAAAATATTTTAGATGAGCTCAGGAGAGGTCGGATGAAAGTTACCTCCGGCATCATGGATCTTATACTGGAAGCTACAGATGCTCTCAGGGAAATGGTGGAAAATCTTGAAGCCCAGGGTAATGAAGGTGAGGTTGATACTGCACATATAATCAAGCATATTGAAGAACTGATGCAATCCGGTGGTGTGGATTCACCTGCATCAGAAAAGCCATCTTCAGATGAGGCTGAGCAGCAGTCAGACCAGACATCTAAGGCTGAGGCCGGGGATGCGGGACTGTTTAAAACCGAAGAAAGTTATGCCTTGACCATGGTCAGCCAGGATCATCTCAATGATTTTATTGAAGAGGTTCAGGAGATTCTGGCAGAAGTCACCTCCATGCTTATCACTTTGGAGAGTAACGAAGATTTTGACAGGGAAGTTATCAATGATCTGTTTCGCAGCTTTCACAACATAAAGGGCAACAGTGCCATTATCGGGTTTAAGGAAATAAACAGGCTTTCTCATGAGGCTGAATCCATCCTGAATAAAGTCAGGAATAATGAACTGGAAATATCTCACGAACTTATTGATGTTCTTTTGACTATTTCCGATACTTTGGAAACAGTTTTGAATAATGTTGACAGGGAAAGCTCTGAAGTCACCGGGTATGATATATCAGATGTTCTGGAAAAAGTTGACAAGGCTCTTCAAAATCAGCCTAAGTTTAAAAAAGAGGTGAATTCTGTACCTGATAAGCCGGAAGTCCAGTCTCAAAAACAGGATGACTCGCCTGCTGAGTCTGAAAAGTCAAACACTCAAAGCCAGGCAGACCATAAAGACAACGGATCTGAGTCTGTTGCAAGCGATCAGGAAAACTTTGATCCAGAGGATCTCCAGATTTTTGAACAGGCAGTGGCGCAGCAATTTGAAAACCTGAAGCTGGCGCTGGAAAAAATAAATTCTGGTGAGGCTGACAAGGAAATTATCGATGGTCTGTACAGATCTCTGGTGACCATCCAGAATTCCACGGGTTACATGGGTTTTGATGATTTAAAGACTTATGCAGCCAGGACTGCTGAATTAGTAGATCAGGGCCGCAAATCTGATCTGGATTTTGAGCTGATGGGTGACCTTCTCAAGCAGGAAACAAGTATCCTGCAGTCCATGGTGGATAATAAGCTGACAAGCATTGCAAGTTCTTCTGATTCTAAACCCGATCCAGGTCTTGAACCCGAACATGATTCAGAAACAACAGCTGAATCAGACCAGGCTTCCAATGGTCCGGGTTCAGTCGATACTGAACCTGAGAATGCGTCCCGGGAGGTTGAATCAAAGCAGACCGAGCCTGAAAAAGATTCTGATGTCGGAGTTCAAACAGGGCCTTCTCAAGCAGAAACCCAGGATAACCAGGCCTGCCCAAAGGAGCCGGACAAGAGCGCGCCTGCCTCCAAGTCTAATCAGCCTCCTTCCAAAAAGGACAGAACCAAGCCTACCATTGCCTCTACCATTAGAGTGGATCATTCACGGTTAGATGATCTCATGAACCTCATTGGTGAGCTTATTATCAATCGTAATCGCTTTGCCATGCTGTCCAAGTCTCTTGAAGAAGGCCATGATGTGCAGGAGATAGCCCAGCAGCTTACAGAAACCACCAATTCCATGGCCAGGATATCTGACGACCTCCAGGTAACCATAATGAACGTGCGCATGGTACCGGTGCAGACTGTATTTACCAAGTTTCCCCGACTGGTGCGCGATCTCAGCCGCAAAAGCAACAAAAAAGTGCAGCTTATTACTGAAGGTGAGGATACAGAGCTTGATAAAAGCGTTGTAGAACTTATTGGCGATCCTCTGGTGCACCTGATCCGCAATTCTCTTGATCATGGACTTGAGCAGGAAGATATGCGCGTCAAGGCCGGCAAAGACCCTTTAGGCACTGTGTGGCTTCGTGCAGCGCATCGTGGCAATTCAGTAGTGATTGAAGTGGAGGATGATGGCAGGGGTATAGATCCGGAAAAAATGAAGTCAAAGGCCTTGGAAAAGGGAATAATAACACAGGAAAAGGCCCAGTCCATGGAAGATCAGGAAGCCATTGATCTTATCTTTGCTCCTGGGTTTTCCACTGCAGAGAAGGTGACTGACATTTCCGGGCGTGGCGTTGGCATGGACGTGGTTAAAAATAATATAAAAAACCTCAAAGGAAGCGTGCTGGTTCACTCCACTCTGGGCAAGGGCTCAAAATTCTCCATAACCCTGCCTTTGACTCTGGCCATTATTGATGCGCTCATGGTTAAGATGGCTGGACAGACCTATGCCATCCCTTTAGATGCTGTTTCGGAAACCACCAAGATTGAAGCGGCAAAACTCAGTGAAATAAACAATCGTAAAGCAGTTACTTTGCGTGGTGAAGTCCTTGGTCTGGCTGAATTAAGCGAACTTCTTGAATTGCCGGTCAATAATGAAGACAGGGAAGTTTTGCCCGTAGTTATTATTGTTGTGGGGGATCGCAGACTTGGTCTTGTGGTTGATACTTTACTGGAAAGGCAGGAAGTCGTCATTAAGTCGCTTGGGGAGTATATGGGAGAGCAGCCTGGTATTTCCGGAGCCACCATCATGGGAGATGGAAGTGTAGTCCTTATTCTTGATCCCCATGAAATATATAAAATGGCAACCAGCAGATTTTAA
- a CDS encoding response regulator, with the protein MSKHILVVDDSKTVRNLIAFIIKKEGFQVTTAEDGLDALEKLYSISGIDLIISDVNMPRMDGFTFIKNLREQEMFRDTPVVILSTEGRDSDIQQGLGLGANLYMVKPAQPDKLVKNVKMLLG; encoded by the coding sequence ATGTCTAAGCATATTTTAGTGGTTGATGATTCCAAAACCGTGCGCAACCTGATAGCCTTTATTATAAAAAAAGAGGGATTTCAGGTGACTACAGCCGAGGATGGATTGGATGCCTTAGAGAAACTATACTCCATATCAGGTATAGATCTGATTATTTCAGACGTTAATATGCCGAGAATGGATGGCTTTACCTTTATCAAAAATCTTCGTGAACAAGAGATGTTCAGGGATACCCCGGTAGTAATCCTGTCTACAGAGGGCAGGGACAGCGATATTCAGCAGGGTCTCGGGCTGGGAGCCAATTTATATATGGTCAAACCAGCCCAGCCGGACAAGCTGGTTAAAAATGTCAAAATGTTACTGGGCTGA
- a CDS encoding chemotaxis protein CheW, protein MKTPEEYFVEQNFDADHADKGTKLSDSEQLFIDKYLNGDTAGIKSALADETESGHTIVLHSADQDQKQSEPEVQVRNDQVKHTSKDQAPALGDKERLKAMDDVQLVSFFMGRQEYALPIETVNEVIKFIQPTKLPAAPVYLEGVINLRQKVTPIVRLAELLNPGKGKDVENRFIVVCRKDNFQVGLLVERIATMYRMPREDIEWSVESALAMNSSYVAALIKNREKIISILSIDAIVGRLLNE, encoded by the coding sequence ATGAAAACTCCTGAAGAATACTTTGTTGAACAGAATTTTGATGCTGACCATGCTGATAAAGGCACAAAATTATCTGATTCAGAACAGCTGTTTATCGATAAATATCTCAACGGTGATACTGCGGGTATAAAATCCGCACTTGCTGATGAGACCGAATCCGGGCACACTATTGTACTACATTCAGCAGATCAGGATCAGAAACAGTCTGAACCAGAGGTCCAGGTTAGAAACGATCAGGTAAAACATACCAGCAAGGATCAGGCGCCTGCCCTGGGAGATAAAGAGCGTCTCAAGGCCATGGATGATGTTCAACTGGTCAGTTTTTTCATGGGCAGACAAGAGTATGCTCTTCCTATAGAAACGGTCAATGAAGTTATTAAATTTATCCAGCCCACCAAGTTGCCTGCAGCTCCAGTTTATCTTGAAGGTGTCATCAATCTCAGACAAAAGGTTACCCCCATAGTCCGGCTGGCAGAGCTTCTTAATCCCGGTAAAGGCAAAGATGTTGAGAACAGATTTATTGTGGTCTGTAGAAAGGATAACTTTCAGGTTGGTCTGCTTGTGGAAAGAATAGCCACCATGTATCGTATGCCGAGAGAAGACATAGAATGGAGTGTTGAGTCTGCCCTGGCCATGAATTCAAGCTATGTGGCCGCATTGATAAAAAATCGAGAAAAGATTATTTCTATTCTGTCCATTGACGCTATAGTCGGACGTCTCTTGAATGAATAG
- a CDS encoding ParA family protein: MSAYVIAVANQKGGVGKTTTALSLGGSFARMGRKILVMDLDPHACASIHMAFFPEKTQRTALDIFKSYPNFPDQQNSPIYPTHSEPRFDFTPSSIQLSELDADLKDVPGKGLILKKWLAQTRRGYEVIIIDCPPQMGVILVNALVAADEVIIPTQTDFLALHGFKLIFDTMRLLNKALKSPIKYRVLPTMFDRRAGACRRILNILRKKMGPRLFETVINTDTKFRESSARGRVIHDYAPKSRGAQEYTRLAREIDRGIKKL, encoded by the coding sequence TTGTCCGCTTATGTAATAGCTGTAGCCAATCAAAAGGGCGGTGTGGGTAAAACCACCACGGCATTGAGCCTTGGTGGATCTTTTGCTCGAATGGGCAGGAAAATTCTGGTCATGGACCTGGATCCGCATGCATGTGCGTCAATTCATATGGCCTTTTTTCCTGAAAAAACACAGCGGACTGCATTAGATATCTTTAAGAGTTATCCCAATTTTCCAGATCAGCAAAACAGTCCCATATATCCTACTCACTCTGAACCCAGATTCGACTTCACACCAAGCAGTATTCAGCTTTCAGAGCTGGATGCAGATCTGAAAGATGTTCCAGGAAAAGGGCTGATCCTGAAAAAATGGCTGGCGCAGACCAGAAGAGGCTATGAAGTTATCATTATTGACTGCCCTCCGCAAATGGGAGTAATTCTGGTCAACGCCCTCGTAGCTGCTGATGAGGTAATAATACCAACTCAGACTGACTTTCTGGCTCTACACGGTTTTAAATTGATTTTTGACACTATGCGATTGTTAAACAAAGCTCTGAAAAGTCCGATAAAGTATAGAGTGCTGCCAACAATGTTTGACCGCAGAGCAGGAGCATGTCGCAGGATACTCAATATTCTGCGCAAAAAAATGGGGCCAAGGCTTTTTGAAACAGTAATCAATACAGATACCAAGTTCAGGGAATCCAGTGCCAGGGGGAGGGTTATTCATGACTATGCCCCCAAATCGAGAGGCGCTCAGGAATACACAAGGCTGGCGAGAGAGATTGATAGAGGCATAAAAAAATTATGA
- a CDS encoding PilZ domain-containing protein, with product MNKDNDRREYARIPKKFRVEVQDFIFPLKGQKKTEVESADISVGGLRVICNRRFQENQQVQVRVFIASFNKYHPGFFKVFESDLGQYLQAVAEVAWVKERIPLTSYEVGLRFVDLYEDDWQALRKMILNYR from the coding sequence ATTAACAAGGATAATGACAGACGGGAATATGCCAGAATACCTAAGAAATTCAGGGTGGAGGTCCAGGACTTTATTTTTCCTCTGAAAGGGCAGAAAAAGACTGAAGTTGAATCTGCTGATATCAGTGTTGGCGGATTGAGAGTTATATGCAATCGGCGTTTTCAGGAAAATCAGCAGGTCCAGGTCAGGGTTTTCATAGCCAGCTTTAACAAGTATCATCCTGGCTTTTTTAAGGTTTTTGAAAGTGATCTCGGGCAATATCTGCAGGCTGTGGCAGAAGTGGCCTGGGTAAAGGAAAGAATTCCTCTTACCAGCTATGAAGTCGGGCTGCGTTTTGTAGATCTATACGAGGATGACTGGCAGGCCCTTAGAAAAATGATTTTAAACTATCGGTAA
- a CDS encoding CheR family methyltransferase, protein MSASFSKSITLKKDFKIQDDEFLQLRDFIYKQSGIYIGDNRKYLLENRLANRLKEHNLKSFGEYFYFLRYDVNRKIELNKLFEVITTNETSFFRNPPQIKVFQDIILKELIQTKRSKAQKYMHIWSAGCSTGEEPYTMSIVLHELLGSELPLWRIRITANDLSQSVLAAARRGIYSQYALRTTPPEIVRKYFNEEKPGRFVVQDSVKQLVDFGQINLSDRFQLKKVPRSDIVFCRNVVIYFDDEMKKNVINSFYDNLLPGGYLFIGHSESLHNISRAFRPIHHPGALVYLKEG, encoded by the coding sequence ATGAGTGCTTCATTTTCCAAAAGCATAACTCTGAAAAAAGATTTCAAGATTCAGGATGATGAGTTTTTGCAGCTGCGTGATTTTATTTACAAACAAAGTGGAATTTATATTGGTGATAATCGCAAGTATCTTCTGGAAAACAGACTTGCCAACAGGCTTAAAGAGCACAATCTCAAGAGTTTCGGGGAATATTTCTACTTTCTTCGTTATGATGTTAACCGCAAGATTGAACTCAATAAACTTTTTGAGGTGATTACCACTAATGAAACCAGCTTTTTTCGCAATCCTCCACAGATCAAGGTCTTTCAGGATATAATTCTCAAGGAGCTGATACAGACCAAAAGAAGCAAGGCCCAGAAGTACATGCATATCTGGTCCGCTGGCTGCTCCACCGGAGAGGAGCCCTATACCATGTCCATAGTTTTGCATGAGCTTCTGGGATCGGAGCTTCCTTTGTGGCGGATTCGCATTACCGCCAATGATCTTTCACAATCAGTGCTTGCTGCAGCAAGAAGAGGGATTTACTCCCAATATGCCCTGCGGACAACACCGCCTGAGATTGTCAGGAAATATTTCAATGAAGAAAAGCCGGGCAGATTTGTTGTGCAGGACAGTGTCAAGCAGCTGGTGGATTTTGGTCAGATTAACCTGAGTGATCGCTTCCAGCTCAAGAAAGTACCCAGATCAGATATTGTTTTCTGTCGGAATGTAGTCATTTATTTTGATGATGAAATGAAGAAAAATGTTATAAATTCTTTTTACGATAATTTGCTTCCGGGAGGCTATCTATTTATCGGGCATTCTGAATCACTGCACAATATTTCCAGAGCTTTCAGACCGATTCATCATCCAGGAGCTCTTGTTTATCTGAAGGAGGGTTAG
- a CDS encoding HEAT repeat domain-containing protein — protein sequence MDEMSISEIMVFLKSGDPEKQREGAFAARDKGLIDAAPQLVELLKSESLGVQEAADMALRKIGREECVQALIPLLRSDLPQVRNLAMDILRHIGHQDLDSLIELLNDEDEDMRIFASDILGSSGSYLAVSPLCNALLQDKNVNVRYQAAVSLGELGRSEASSCLNKAFKDEEWVQYAVVEALAKLRDESSIQALIKALADSSELVTSMIVDALGELGNVKAVPMLLKKTETSPTALRNKIVKSIIKVLGGKALAFLSEKERDKLNDYLLVALEDNDPETQDVAMAGLGYVGGEKASAKIITIAAELDSDRDSERLERAENALVSIGYSQALADGLTAEDESKAFVAVRALGRIGGKDAINRLTHAFEVQSRDLQRAITREIYNTGGSEARDFFLHILRTHEDGDVLKNSLKFIGYKLKDDECISELMSFLDHPWNDVKETALDSVLTIGGEAVAAQFRPMITSADPMKRLMAVYAVGRLGAGKNLDILKKALTDDSPDVRKMALDAMATVCPDDKEIIPAAIKVINDENREVRLALVELLGKCPHEETVAYLLESLEDQDEWVRIRAIEALGDKKSSRVTSEIISLWDNSSKLQKIKIIEALGTIGGQVCFRALLDILDDPDTEIQDAAERALDILQEQGME from the coding sequence ATGGACGAGATGAGCATTTCTGAGATCATGGTATTTCTAAAAAGTGGTGATCCGGAAAAACAAAGAGAAGGAGCTTTTGCGGCTCGGGATAAAGGCTTGATCGATGCTGCTCCGCAACTTGTCGAGCTTTTGAAAAGTGAGAGTCTCGGGGTCCAGGAAGCTGCCGACATGGCTTTGCGCAAGATTGGCAGAGAAGAATGCGTGCAGGCATTGATCCCGCTGCTTAGAAGTGATTTGCCCCAGGTTCGAAATCTGGCAATGGATATTCTTCGCCATATTGGTCACCAGGATCTGGACTCACTAATTGAGCTGCTTAATGATGAAGATGAGGATATGCGTATTTTCGCCTCGGATATTCTTGGATCGTCAGGATCATACCTTGCTGTCAGTCCTTTATGCAACGCTTTGCTGCAAGATAAAAACGTCAATGTCAGGTACCAGGCTGCAGTCAGTCTGGGAGAGTTGGGCAGGTCTGAAGCATCCTCATGCCTGAACAAGGCCTTTAAGGATGAAGAGTGGGTTCAATACGCTGTGGTGGAAGCGCTCGCCAAACTCAGAGATGAATCTTCAATTCAGGCTCTGATCAAAGCTCTTGCTGACAGTTCAGAACTGGTTACTTCCATGATTGTGGATGCTCTGGGAGAACTGGGCAATGTTAAAGCCGTACCCATGCTCCTGAAAAAAACCGAAACCTCACCGACAGCTTTACGCAACAAGATTGTCAAGTCCATCATAAAGGTTCTTGGCGGTAAGGCACTGGCTTTTTTAAGTGAAAAAGAAAGAGATAAACTCAATGACTATCTTTTGGTTGCTCTTGAGGATAATGATCCTGAAACTCAGGATGTAGCCATGGCCGGCCTTGGTTATGTGGGGGGTGAAAAGGCTTCAGCCAAAATTATTACTATTGCGGCAGAACTTGATTCAGACAGGGATTCTGAGAGGTTGGAAAGAGCAGAAAATGCGCTGGTTTCCATTGGTTACTCCCAGGCCCTGGCCGATGGGTTGACAGCGGAAGATGAATCCAAGGCATTTGTAGCGGTGCGGGCTCTGGGCAGGATAGGAGGAAAGGATGCCATTAACAGACTTACCCATGCTTTTGAGGTGCAAAGCCGTGATCTGCAAAGAGCCATTACTCGGGAAATTTACAATACCGGCGGTTCAGAGGCCAGAGATTTTTTTCTGCATATCCTGCGCACTCATGAAGACGGCGACGTATTGAAAAACAGCCTGAAATTTATCGGTTATAAGCTTAAAGATGATGAATGCATCAGCGAACTTATGTCTTTCCTGGATCATCCCTGGAATGATGTCAAGGAGACGGCGCTGGATTCAGTGCTGACCATCGGCGGAGAGGCTGTGGCTGCACAGTTTCGTCCCATGATAACCAGCGCTGACCCCATGAAAAGGCTGATGGCGGTTTATGCTGTAGGCAGACTCGGCGCAGGGAAAAACCTTGATATTTTGAAAAAGGCTTTGACAGATGATTCCCCGGATGTCCGAAAAATGGCTTTGGATGCCATGGCTACGGTGTGCCCGGATGATAAGGAAATCATTCCCGCAGCCATTAAGGTCATAAATGATGAAAACAGGGAAGTTCGCCTTGCTCTTGTGGAATTGCTGGGCAAATGTCCACACGAGGAAACAGTGGCCTACCTTCTCGAGTCTCTCGAGGATCAAGATGAATGGGTCAGGATCAGGGCTATTGAAGCCCTTGGCGACAAAAAATCCAGCAGGGTCACTTCAGAGATTATATCTCTATGGGACAACAGTTCCAAGTTGCAGAAAATTAAAATAATCGAAGCCTTGGGCACCATAGGCGGACAGGTATGTTTCAGGGCGCTGTTAGATATTCTTGACGATCCTGATACCGAGATTCAGGATGCTGCAGAGCGCGCACTTGATATTTTGCAGGAACAGGGTATGGAGTAA
- a CDS encoding protein-glutamate methylesterase/protein-glutamine glutaminase, translating into MNKVIKVVVVDDSAFMRKAISTMLKKDPEIDVVGMARNGQEGLELVRKLDPDVVTMDIEMPVMDGLTALKHIMMEMPRPVIMVSSLTTDGAEATLKAMEYGAVDFISKQLSKVSLDIVKIENDLQAKVKAVARKKARTVRLAAIQRPKRVPRVVREIPDSVSGKVVRDVVVIGVSTGGPPAVQKILAELPASFPASILIAQHMPAAFTGPFARRLNDSTGLNVKEAESGDVLKPGWVYIAPGGQHLKIIQKVYRIEVGVGLEPVDALYKPSANVLFTSAAQGVGKRAVGVILTGMGNDGLLGARDLKLKGGLVLAQSEDTCVVYGMPKAVVDDGLADQVVELEAMANAINSSLYVETDR; encoded by the coding sequence ATGAATAAAGTCATTAAAGTCGTAGTTGTTGATGATTCAGCGTTTATGCGCAAAGCCATCAGCACTATGCTTAAAAAAGATCCTGAAATTGATGTAGTGGGTATGGCCCGCAATGGTCAGGAAGGGCTTGAACTGGTGCGCAAGCTTGATCCTGATGTTGTGACCATGGACATTGAGATGCCTGTCATGGACGGGCTGACTGCCCTTAAGCATATCATGATGGAGATGCCAAGGCCGGTGATCATGGTCAGCTCATTGACCACGGATGGTGCTGAAGCGACTCTTAAAGCCATGGAATACGGGGCTGTGGACTTTATTTCCAAGCAACTTTCCAAGGTCAGTCTGGATATTGTCAAAATTGAAAATGATTTGCAGGCCAAGGTTAAGGCCGTGGCCCGGAAAAAAGCCAGAACTGTCAGACTTGCGGCTATACAGCGCCCCAAAAGAGTGCCCAGAGTAGTCAGGGAAATACCGGACTCTGTTTCAGGAAAAGTTGTCCGTGATGTAGTTGTTATTGGTGTATCCACAGGTGGACCGCCTGCTGTGCAAAAAATCCTTGCTGAATTACCAGCCAGTTTTCCGGCTTCTATTCTTATTGCCCAGCACATGCCTGCTGCTTTTACAGGCCCTTTTGCCAGACGTCTCAATGATTCAACCGGACTTAATGTCAAAGAGGCGGAATCAGGAGATGTTCTAAAGCCGGGATGGGTATATATAGCCCCGGGTGGTCAGCATTTAAAGATCATCCAGAAAGTTTACCGCATTGAAGTGGGTGTTGGTCTTGAACCGGTGGATGCCCTTTACAAGCCATCAGCCAATGTTCTTTTCACTTCTGCTGCCCAGGGTGTAGGAAAGCGCGCGGTGGGTGTCATACTCACAGGTATGGGCAATGATGGACTGCTGGGCGCAAGAGACCTCAAGCTCAAGGGAGGGCTGGTTCTGGCCCAGAGCGAAGATACATGCGTTGTATACGGCATGCCCAAGGCAGTTGTGGATGATGGTCTGGCAGATCAGGTTGTTGAACTTGAGGCAATGGCAAATGCCATAAATTCGAGTCTTTATGTTGAAACAGACAGGTGA